Below is a window of Methanorbis rubei DNA.
CTCGGCAAAGTACTTCGCCGCATCAACTGCTGATGCATCCATCACATGCACAGCCTTGATTATTCTGAGATACGGCAGGGCCGACCTGACCTCATCAATGTCCTCCAGCGAAACCATGTCCTGAATCTGCAAAGTTGTGCAGTGCGACTCCCGGGCAATGAGAATCAGATCAGTTGGTTTTTGCAGATGCGTGACCGCGACCGGTTCGATGAACGGCGGCAAAGTTGCGATCATTGATGCTGCTTCAGCGCAGGAGACCGCGTCCTGTGTCACGTGAGTAATTCCCATCAGAAATCCAATGGCATCAGCGCCCGCAGCAACAGCACAGGCGAGGTCGGCGGGGGAACCGGTCCCGCAGATTTTTACTTTCATTGCGTGACCTCGATGTCGTAGACCGCATGCCAGCTTGTCGGCGAGTACGAGCGAAGCACCCGTTCCGTAACTTTTGCATATTGAAACACGCGGAAAATTTCTGCGTTGTGTTCGCCCTCTCGCTCTACCAGCGAGTAGAGATGCACAATCGTTCCCGGCTTTGTGAGAGGGGCCGCGGCTGAGAGAAACGCTGCGGCATCCATCGGGAGATTCATGATGATGCGATCAAACTGCATCGGCGACAAAATTTCTGCAAGATTTTTTGCATCGCCGAGCATGGGAATCACATTCGTGAGATGATTCAATCGAATATTTTTTTGCATCAGAAGCACTGCTTCAGGATTGAGATCGTTGGCGATCACAAGGCCCGCACGTTCCCCGAGCATCACCGGAAAGGGACCGACGCCGGCAAACATGTCAAGAATTTTTTCGTTCGTTTTCATCTGCGACAAAATTCTCTGACGTTCGTTCGCGAGCCGCGCAGAAAAGTACGCGGCCGTCAGATCAATTTTCATGCGGCGGCCGTACTCATGATACATTGTTTCGGTCGTGTCGCTACCAGCAAGAACCTTGAATGTTTTTGTGCGGAACTCGCCTTCGACCGGCGAGGTCGCGAAGAGTGCAGTGTGGGCCGAAGGACGTGCGGCAAGAATTTTTTCAGCACCGAGTGTGTCATCGTCCTGCAGGACAACGATGCCGCCAATCTGTTCGTGGCGGGGAAGTTCCTCGACCGCCTGATTTTCCACAAACTCAGCGGTCACCGCTCCAACGCACTCGAAGAGGACCGGGATCAAAAGATATTCGTCCTCGACCCGCGGACGAAGAGACCGGTCGGCGACTCCTTCGATGATGGCATTTCTTCGTGCAGCCTCGCCGTCACGAACCGGCACTCGGAGGCACCACTGCTCTTTCATGACCGGTTCTCCTTCGCGGTTTTGATAATGAGAGAAAGTTCCCGTGCGGCTTCGGTAACGTCAGGAGCGCTGACCACTGCGGAGATGACGGCGACACCGTCAAGACCTGCGGCGATCAATTCGGGTGTGTTTTCTGCGTTGATTCCGCCGATGCCGATGACCGGACACATCACTGACGAACAAATATCGCGAACTACTGCAATGCCGTGTCCGGCCCCTGCGTCCGACTTCGAAGAGGTTGAAAACACCGGACTCACCGCAACATAATCAGCACCTGCTGCCTCCGCCTCCTTTGCTTCCTCTACGCTGCCGACAGAGATGCCGATGAGAAAATTTTTCGGGCAGAGTTTTCTGACCGCAGCAATTGGAAGATCGCTCTGACCGAGATGCACACCGTCAGCGCCAGCCGCAAGAGCGACATCGACCCGGTCGTTCACGATGAAGAGTGCATAGCCTCGACAGATCTCTTTCATTTTGCAGGCAATCTCGTACAGTTCGCGTGAGGATTTTTCCTTGTCCCGCAGCTGGATTATGTTTGCTCCCCCTGCCACGGCACGGCGTGCGATCTCTTCATGCGTCAGGCCGTGAGACAGGGCTTCATCAGTGACAACGTAGAGGTCGTACATTTAGTACTCGATAATTTTCGCAGACTTTTCAAGATCTTCAGGGGTCAGTGCCGCGACCGCGTCAAGGAACGCAGGTTTGAATGAACCAGGGCCACAGGCAATTTTTGCTGCCCGCTCACCGGCAATGCCGAGTGCTGCCATCGCAGCAGCACATCCGTTTACAGTATCTGTTGCTGCGGCCGCAAATGCTCCGGTAACAGCGGCTGCCATACAACCGGTACCGGAGAGCCGGCCCATCAGTGGGTCGCCGTTCGCAACACCCAGCGTCCGGTTGCCGCTGCAGATGATATCCTCTGCCCCGCTCATGATGACAATGCACCCGAGCTGTTTTGCAAGCTCCTGTGTGATCATTTTTTTGTCGCCGGAAACACTTCCTGAGTCAACGCCGCGAACGGTTGCCGCAGTTCCTGCAAGAGTTCCAATCTCTCCCGCGTTTCCTTTGATCACCGTTATCGGCAGTTCATCAATCAGCATCTCTGCGGTCTTCGTGCGGTACGGCGTCGCTCCGGCTCCGACCGGATCGAGAATGATCGGAATGTTTCGGTCTGCGGCAACTCTGCCGGCAACAAGCATGCCTTCAATCTGTTTCGGGTCAAGTGTTCCGATATTGAGGACAAGAGCGCTGGCAATTTTGGTCATGTCGATAACATCCTCAGGAGCATGGGACATAACCGGTGAGGCTCCGATACAGAGCGTGATGTTCGCACAGTCGTTTACTGTGACGTAATTCGTGATCTGGTGGACGAGCGGTGATGTCGTCCTGACTGATTCAAGAATCTTGGCATATTTCTGCATAGGACACCTTTGATAGGATAAGTATTGGTCAGGACCTCAGAAAAATGTTTTAGTGTGCGTGCCGAATGGTATATATTATGGATGAGCAACTTGCAAAGATCCGTTCCGGCGATCTGAAACTCTACGCTCTGGAAAAACTGATGCCCGCAGACGAGGCGGTTTCTCTTCGCAGAAAATATATCGAGGAGGAGACGTCCACCGATCTCTCGGCGGTCGGTTCGTACTCGATTCCGATCGATCGCGTGGTTGTGAGAAATATTGAGAATATGATCGGCTGTGTACAGATTCCTGTCGGCGTTGCAGGGCCGGTTGTGGTGAACGGCGAGTATGCGAAAGGTAGTTTCTGGCTTCCGGTCGCAACAACGGAAGGGGCACTGACCGCTTCGATCAATCGCGGATGCAGTGCGATTACGAAGGCCGGAGGGGCTGAGGTTCGCATTCTTCGCGATGGAATGACGCGGGCACCAATCTTTGCAGCGACTTCGGTTGCTCATGCGACCGAAGTTGCCAGGTGGGCCGAGGATAATCTTCTGCTGCTGAAGACTGCGGCAGAGGAGACGACGCATCACGGAGAGATGATCGGTCTTACGACGTATGTTGTGGGAACGAATGTGTTTGTTCGGTTTGAGTTTGACACCAAGGATGCGATGGGGATGAATATGGTGACGATCGCATCCGAAGCTGCGGCAAAGCTGATCGAGGAGGAGACCGGTGCACGCATGGTTTCAACGTCCGGCAACATGTGCTGCGACAAGAAGCCGTCGGCCATCAATGTGATTGAAGGTCGGGGCAAGTCGGTTTCCGCAGGAGTGTTCCTGCCTGATGAGATGGTCGCGTCCGTGTTCAAGACTGATGCGAAGACGCTTGCCGAAGTGAATATGCGAAAGAATCTGGTGGGCTCGGCCCGTGCGGTGTCGCTCGGATTCAATGCCCATGCGGCAAACGCGATTGCGGCAATATTTCTTGCATGCGGTCAGGACCCTGCACATGTTGTTGAGGGCAGCAATGCGATTACGACCGTGGACGCAGTTCCGGGTGGTGTCTATGTTGCGGTTTCGCTACCGTCCCTTCAGGTGGGAACGGTCGGCGGAGGAACAACGATCGCAACGCAGAACGCGTGTCTGTCGATACTTGGTGTTGCAGGCGGCGGAGAAAATCCCGGAGATAATGCAAAGGCATTTGCCGAGATTGTGGCGGTCGCCGTTCTTGCCGGAGAGCTGTCGCTTCTCGGTGCTCTTGGTGCACAGCATCTGGCCAAGGCCCATCAGGAGCTTGGCCGCGGCGGATCAAAATAATCTCTCCCATATTTTTTTGCGGTCACCGCAGATCTTTTTTTATCCTGATGATTTTTTGAAAGATTCCTTCGGCAATTATTTCATACATATTCCATCTTGTAAAATACCTTAAGCCTATTTTATGCCGATGGAAATATATCAAAATACTAATTAAAATGTCATTATGGATAATTATTATGACCCCTGAAATCCCATACAAAGAATATGCCCGATTCATCACCCATAGTAACACTCACCATTCTCCCGGGAACAACCCGTGAAGGAAAACCGGAAAACTTCACCGAGATAACTATCCGACCGGGCGACACCATCTCAATTGTCGGCCCGACGGGTTCTGGAAAAACCGCACTCATCAATGACATCGAAGTGTTTGCCTGGGGCGACACAATCACCAGACGAAAAATTCTCGTCAATGGTGTTCCTCCTCCTGAAGACCTTGTTCGCGATCCGGCAAAAAAACCAATCGCCATGATCACCCAGAACACGAAATGCCTTGCCGACCTCACCGTCCAAGAGTTTCTCGCAATGCATCTCCGCTCACGAAAAATGAAAGATGACTCTGTCATAACTTCCGCAGTTGATCTCGCAAACCAGTTCACCGGCGAAAAAATTGTGAGCTCGATGCGAATGAGTTCGCTCTCCGGCGGTCAGACCCGATCACTCTTCATCGCAGATGCAGTCCTCATCTCCGACACGCCGATAATTTTGCTTGACGAAGTGGAGAATGCCGGCATCTTCAAAGATCGCGTGATAGACATTCTCCGCGAAAAAAAGAAAGCGATCATCTTTGTAACGCACGACCCCTACGTTGCCCTCCTCACCAAAAAACGCATCGTCATGAAATGCGGTGCTGTTGAAAATATTCTCACGCCGAAAGATGAAGAGACTGAAGCTCTTGCACGAATCGCACACATGGATGCTGACCTGATGAAGCTCAGGGAACGCATCCGCTCAGGAGAAATTCTCGCAACCTTGGAGGTCGCATGAACGTCCGGCTGATTGCAATAGCAGGACCCCCGAGTGCCGGAAAAACTGCGGTCGTTAAACAGATCATCCGCAACCTCGGAGCCGCGAAAGTTGCCTATCTCAAGATCGATGTCGTGCAGGCATGGGAGGACGAAGAACTCGCTGCTGAGTTTGGCATCCCCACCAAAAAAGTTTACTCAGGCGACATGTGCCCGGATCATATGGGCATCATGGTAATCCGTGACGCCCTCGTTTGGGCTGAAGGAATCGGCGCTGAGTACCTCCTCTATGAAAGTGCAGGCCTCTGCCTGCGATGCACACCGTACACCAGAAACTCGCTCGGACTTTGTGTTTTGTCCGCAGTATCAGGCACGCATGCCCCACTCAAAATGGCCCCCATGATTGCTCTTGCTGACGTCGCCGTTGTCACCAAAATTGATCTCGTCTCTCAGGCGGAGAAAGAGGTCTTCCGCGAAGGAATCCGACAGGTCGCACCGGATATCGATATCGTTGAGACCAATGCAGTGCAGGGAACCGGCATGCGGTATCTCATGCAGGTCATCGAAAAAATTCGGCCAGCGGAAAGCGAGAGAGATACCCTTCGCGGAGTCCCGCCGCTTGGCGTGTGCACCATCTGTATCGGAAAAAAAGAGACCGGATGGCAGGAACACTTCGGTGTCATCAGACCGCTTGCAGCGCCAGACAATCTTTACCGGGGTGAGTAAAATGGTCTGGACGCCACCCGGAAAAAACTGCGGAGCCTGCGGTATGAACTCCTGCGAATCATTCGCAACAGTGATCGCGATCGGAGAAAAACTGCTGCGTGAATGTCCCTACTATGCTGGACAACAACCGCAGACAGTCTCACCCGTCTGCGACAGCGGCTGCTATACAGGGACGGACGTTACCGAAACTCCGTATGATTTTATCATCACTGCGTTTGAGGGTGAACCCTCGGCAAGAAAAATAATTCTTCCATTTAGATCCGATCTCGTGGAGAGGCTCAACATCTCTTTCGGTGACATTGTCACCGGAAGACCGACCGGAGCAGGCTGTCCGGTTCAGCATGTGATTCGCGTGATCGAAGCAGATCCTGTCTCAGGCCTCATCACCGGTCATGTGGTAGGTCCAGCGTTTGCCCGGATAAACTGCGATGCAATCGATCTCGGCCACTACCACATGATAGGATTTGAAGGAGTGGCAAACGTTGTGCGAAAGGAACCTGAGTTCGGGTGCCGCATGCCGTTTCTTCCCGCACTCTGCATGATGCACCGGACGCATACCGGTCTTGTCAACATGATCATGCACAAATCCTATGGAATCCATGTGAGAGTAGAGGGGATTGTGATCCTATGAAATCGATAGAGGATATCAATAAAAAAATCGCCGCAAAAACAGCGGTGGTACTCACCGCATCAGAACTCAAGAAACGCATTCGTGCAGGCGAAACGATCACGCCCGAAGACGTCGATGTCGTTACCTGCGGAACGTTTGGGATAATGTCAGGGACCGCAGCAGTGATTGCATTTCAGGCGGCAGAGCCGGGAGCCTTTCGTCACGCGACCAGCATGACGCTGAACGGCGTTCCTACACATCTCGGCCCCTGTCCGAACGAGAGCAACGGTCATGTGGATGCGATGGTTTATGGAACAGCTGCATCAAGCCGTACCGGTTACGGAGGCGGCCATCTGTTTGCCGACCTTGTCGAAAAAAAATCCGTTGAGGCTGTAATCGAAACTGATGCAGGCACGATCACCAAAACAATAACGATTGATGAGATGTCCTCGGCGAGGATGATCGTCACCCGCGGTGCGTTCAAAAATTATATGGCATTTGTCAATCCCTCCGAGAGCGAGATCACCACGATTTTTTCTGTGACACCAATGCAGGGAAACATGAATGAAGCAACATTCTCCGGCTGCGGTGAGATCAATCCGCTGGAGAATGATCCAACCCTCAGGTTCCACACGCCCGGGACCGGAGCTCTCGTCAACGGAGCTCCGGGAATTATTCTCGGAACCGGCACGCGAAGCTCTGCGGCAAAACCAAATCTTTCCTTAGCTGCCGACATGAAAAACATGGATCCAAATCTCATGGGCGGATTCAGGATGCCGACCGCATGCGAATGCCTCACTTCGGTTGCGACCGCAATCCCTGTGACTGATGACGCGGCCCTTGCCGCACTGTCGATCCTCGATGAAAATATTTCACTTCCGGTCGCCGCCGTGACAAACCGAACAGCGTTTGATGCGGCAACCTATGCTGATGCATGGAACGGCGATGCCCGCGTCCGCGTGGATCCAAAAAAATGCACAACACCCGAGTGTAACAGGTGCCGGGACCTCTGCCCGCGTGAGGCAATCAGAGAAGATCTCTCCATCACCAAATCCTGCATGGGTTGTCTGACCTGCGTGAAGGTGTGTCCCGCGGGCGCGTACTCGGCAAATGGCGGGACACTTCACACCAGTACCGGAGAAATCAAAATAATTCTCCGGCAGTCCGACCGCGTGCGTGGAGAGCTTGCGGCACGCACTCTTCGCGACAGAATTCGTTCCGGGTCGTGGCGGTTTGGAGGTGTCTGAGATGGGAGAGTATATTCTTAGATGCGTCTCCGGCGGCGAAGTTCTGCCGGAACATTACACACTTTCCTGCAGTAAACACCCAGGACTGCTGCGGACCGAATACTCTGCAAGACAGTTAACGGTCCGGCCCGAACTTCCGGGAATTTTTCGGTACATTGACTGGCTGCCGGTTCACGGAGTTCTGCCGACAGAGTCGCGGTCCGTGACGTTTCAGAGCGAAGAGCTCTGCCGCGAACTCGGGCTGCCGAATCTTTGGATAACATTTACCGGCTATTATCCTGAGCGAAAATGTCTTGTTCCCACCGGCTCGTTCAAGGAACTGGAAGCTCTGCCAACCACCGTCCGACTTTCTGAAAATGGTGGAGGGACTCTGGTCGTGGCTTCTGCCGGCAACACCGGCCGAGCGTTTGCCGAAATGGCGGCAAGATTTGAAACGCCGGTCGTCATTGTAGTTCCTGAAGATGCGACAAAAAATCTCTGGACCGTAGCAGAGCCAAAAGATCCGGAAAAAATCAAACTGGTTGCTGTCCGCGGAGACTACACCGATGCCATCGGCGTTGCCAATAAGATTACCGAGAAAGTAGGTTTTCTTCCGGAAGGCGGAGCACAAAATGTTGCCCGCCGCGACGGGATGGGGACCGTGATGCTGGATGCTGCGGTAACGATTGGGAGGATGCCGGACCATTACTTCCAGGCGATCGGTTCAGGCACCGGAGGTATCTCAGCATGGGAGGCGGCGATGAGGCTCTGGGAGGACGGGCGGTTCGGCAGTTCAGTGCCGAAACTGCATCTCGCCCAGAATTATCCGTTCGTCCCAATGGTGAACGCGTGGAAAGAGAAACGGTCGCAGGTGCTGGAGACCGACATGCCGAATGCAGCTGAAGCCATCAGACAGGTGTCGGCACATGTTCTGACGAACCGTGAGCCGCCGTATGGTATTCCGGGCGGCATGTTCGAGGCGATGATGTACTGCGGCGGCGATATGTATGCGGTCAAAAATGAGGAGGCAAAAGACGCCGGGCGTCTGTTCGCTGATGCTGAGTGCGGCATCGATCTGGATCCTGCGGCAGCGGTTGCAACAGCGGCCCTGATCTCGGCTGTTGAGAGCGGGGCGATTGATCGCAGTTCAACGATTACGCTGAATATTACCGGCGGCGGTTACGCAAGAGTTCGTGAGGATTTTTCGCTCACTCAGGTGCCGGTAGCATTCACGGTGAATGCAGATGAGGTGCCGGAGTTATGAACGAGGAGATAGTTCTCAAAATTTTGGAGGAACATGGAATTGATCTTGTCGCGTCGCTTCCGTGCGACAAAAACAAACGGCTGACTGCCCTCCTCCCGACAAAGTTTCCAGTGATTGATCTTGCCCGCGAGGAGGATGGCGTTGGAATTTGTGCGGGTGCATACCTCGGTGGAAGAAAACCGTTGATGTCGATTCAGAGTTCCGGCCTTGGCAATATGATGAATGCGTTGATGTCGCTTTCCAGGACATATGATCTGCCGCTGCCGATTCTTGCAAGTTGGCGGGGAGTCTACTGCGAGGCAATCTGTGCACAGATTCCGTTCAACGAGCCGCTTCCAAGAATGCTGGATGTGTATAATATTCCATACCGGATATTTTCAAATGCTGAGGATCTGAAAAATCTCGGTGAGGTGATCCAAGGAGCGTATGAGATGCGGACACCGTTTGTTGCGCTGATCAAACCATCCTGCTGGGAACCTGAAGAGTCGGTGGAAATTTCGTATCCGAGGCGTGTTGTTCCTGCGAAGAGTTTTACACTCTCAGGCTACGCTGATCCTCAGATGGTGCGGCTGGATGCTATCCGCGTGATTACAGAGTTTGCGGATGAGGAGACGCTTGTCGTCTCCAATATTGGTGTTCCGTCCAAGGAGCTGTATGTGACAAAGGATCGCGACGGCAACTTCTACATGCTGGGCAGCTACATGCAGGCATCAGCGATCGGTCTTGGTTGTGCGGTTGCATGTCCGAAGAAGCGAGTGATTGTGATCGACGGCGACGGAAGTCTTCTCGGCTCTGCGGTTTTGCCGATGGTTGCGGCTTCGGGGACAACGAATCTGACGATTGTTGCTCTTGATAACGGAACGTTTGGGAGCACGGGAAATCAGATCAGTCCTGCGTATGCGACTGCGGACTTGAGCGTTCTTGCTTTGGGAGCAGGGATTACATCAGTCGAGCGGGCTGGATCATCTGAAGAGTTGTGGAATGCTTTGGAGCATGGGGTTTCCTTTGTGCATGTCCCTCTGCGGCCCGGCAATTCATCGTCGCCAAATATTTCTCTGTCGCCGACTGAGATCAGGAACCGGTTTATGAAGTTTTGTCAGAGATGACAGAGTGTAACAAACCCGAAAACATCAAAAAAAACCCACACCATAACCATTAATCCCCTTCCCTCCAATAGAATAATACATGCTGAACAAATACAAGGGATGCCTCCTCGGTGCCGTACTCGGCGACGCCCTTGGAATGCCCGGCGAAACCACCGTGAGCCGGTTCATCGGAGTCACCCTCGGATTCAAACGTGCATACAAAGGCCACCCAAACCATGACCTCCTGCCAGGCCAGTACACCGACGACTCACAAATAATGCTTGCAGCAGCCCGCCTTCTTGCTGACGCATCATGGGATCCGGAAACATACGCCAAAGACCTGCTCCGGACCCACAACCTCAACAAATTCCGCTACCCTGACGGAACCATCTATGCCGCATGCAAACGCATGCAGACCACCAACGACTTTGTCGGCTCAGGCGTCTACTCAGACAGCGCTGGCTGTATCTCCCTTGCCGTACCCTTCGCTCTTGCCTACAAAGACCGCAAAGAAATGGCGCCCAAACTTCTTGAAGCCTGCAGCATCACCCACACCCACCCAGGGGCCCACGCCGCAACAATCGGTCTTGCCCTCATGCTCAACACCCTCATTGAAACCGGCAGCACCAGCGAAGCATATCAGGCGCTCATCACCGCCGCACAAAACATGAACCCTGACCTTGCCGCAAGAATCAACAACGCAGTGCGCATCGAAAAAACCGGCATGCAGATCACTGAATCTCTGGCAGCAATCGGCAACTCATCCTCAGTCTATCACACCCTGCCGGTTGCACTATTCCTCTGCAACCGCTTTAGCGATCCTGAAGAACTCCTCGCCTGCGCATCCTCATGCGGCGGCAACGCAGACACCATCACCCTCATCTGCGGCGCATACCTTGGAGCCTACCGCGGCATCGAAGCCCTGCCGCAGGATCTCCTCGCGAGTCTTGAACGAAGAGGAGAGTTTGAAACCCTCGCAGAAAAACTACAGAACCCCAAAAAACCTGAACCAAAAAAGTCCGAGAAAAAACCGACACAAGAGCCGGAAAGTATCTACGACTCAGGCTGGGAACCAGAATAACATTCTCTTTTTTCCATCAATACAACAGAATTTAATCTCTCCCACGTCCCATACTGTATCCATGGATATTGCGATTGTCGGCGCATCCGGATACGCCGGAGGAGACCTCATCAGACTGCTTCTGACACACTCACAGGCAAACCTCGTCTGTGCCACCTCCCGCAAACTCGCGGGAACTCCCGTAACCAAAGACCACATACACTTAAAAAATCTCATCGACCTCGACTATACCAACCCATCCGTCGACAAAATCGACGCAGACTTCGCATTTCTCGCGGTCCCCCACACTGCCGCAATGCAGTATGCCCCGCGCCTCAAAGAGCGCGGCATCAAAACTGTTGACCTCAGTGCTGACTACAGGCTCCCGCAGGACATCTACGAAAAAACCTACGGCGTCAAACACACCGCATACTTCAAAGCCCCGTACGGCATCCCTGAACTCCATCGAAAAGACATCCGCGGAGCAGACTTCGTCGCAAATCCCGGTTGCTTCCCAACAGGTGCAACCCTTGCCGCAGCACCGGTCGCAGACCTTGCTGCGCAAATAATTTACGACTCAAAGAGCGGCGTGTCCGGAGCAGGCGACTCGGTCTCCGAGACCACCCACTACCCAAACGTCGATGAAAACATCGCCCCCTACAAAATAACAGCCCACCGACACCTGCCGGAGATGAAACAGGAAGCAGCATTCCTGAAATCATCCGCGAAAATCTACTTCACCCCCCACCTCCTCCCCGCAATCCGCGGCATCATCACAACCGCCCACATCCTCTTCAAAAAACCGGTCACCGAAGGCGAAGTCCAGAAACGCTACGAATCATTCTACAAAAACGAACCGTTCATCAGATTGCAGACCGCAAAACTTGGAGGCGTTCGCGGCTCAAACTTCTGCGACATCAACTTCGAGCTCGAAGCTGACGGAACCCGACTGGTCGCAGTATCTGCAATCGACAACCTCGTCAAAGGAGCATCCGGTCAGGCTGTTCAGAACATGAACATCATGTGCGGATTTGCCGAAACCGACGGACTTCGGATGCCCGGAATGTTCCCTTAACAAGGTTCATCATGGCGCGAACAAATATAATACACAGGAGTCTCTATGCAAAGTATCTGTGCTGTTGAAGGCGTCAGCGCCTGGGGCATAAAAGAAGGAAAATTCGGCCTTGCACTAATCAAAGCATCCGGAACAGGAGCCGCAGTCTTTACCACCAACAAAGTCCGTGCACCTGTCGTCAACCTCATGGCTGAACGTACCAGACGCGGGAAGCTTGCAGGCGTCATCGTAAACAGCGGATGCGCCAATGCCTACACAGGTAAACGCGGATACGAGGACGCAAAGACCATGGCAGCGATTGGTGCTGAAGCCCTCGGTATCTCGGAAAAAGAAACAGGCGTTGCAAGTACCGGAGTTATCGGCAGATATCTGGACCTCGACCTCATCCGCAGGCAGAGTGCTGATGTTGCCGGAAAACTTGCCCACTCCGCAGAGGCGGAGATCGCCGCCGCAAAAGCAATCATGACCACCGATCTCGTGCAGAAGCATGCCCTCGTCCAGCGCGAAGGGTTTACCATCGCAGGTATCTGCAAAGGCTCAGGAATGATTGCACCAAATATGGGAACCATGCTCTCCTTCGTCTACACCGACGCAGAAGTTCCTTCAGAAAAACTTCAGGAAAATCTGAAGACCGCAGTCCAGCGGAGTCTGAACCGCGTCGTCGTTGACGGCGACGAGAGTACCAATGACTCACTCTTCTGCACTGCGACCGGCGAAGCAGGCCGCGTGCCGAAGAAAGAGTTTGCCGCAGCTCTCGAAGAGTGCTGCATCTCTCTTGCAAAACAGATTGCAGCCGACGGCGAAGGAGCGACAAAACTGATCGAGGTCCGCGTCACCGGAGCTGCCCGCGAAAAGGATGCAGAGAAAATCGCAAAAGCTGTCATCACTTCACCGCTGGTGAAGAGTGCAGTCTACGGCGAGGACCCGAACTGGGGTCGGGTTGTCTGCGCCGCAGGATACTCGGGCGTTGAGTTTGCCATTGACGAGCTGTCTCTTTCGATCGGTGAAGGAGAAGGCGAGACCGAGCTCGTGCACAAGGGAGAGATCACCGCAGACCTTGTGAAAGCCAAGGCTGCGATGGCAGGAAAACGTGTGGTGTTCACGATCATCCTTGAGTCAGGCAAGAAAGAGGCTGTTGCCTGGGGCTGCGACCTGACGGAAAAATATGTGGAGATTAACGGGAAGTATACAACATGAACCGGCAGAGTGTGTTAATGGAGGCGCTTCCGTACATTCGGAAGTTTCACGGAAAAACAATTGTGATTAAGCTTGGCGGCCACGCGATGGTTGACCCGAAGATCATGAACACGGTGATTGAGGATGCAGTGCTTCTTCACTATGTCGGCATGCGGGTTGTGCTCGTGCACGGCGGAGGTCCTGAGATCACGCAGAAGATGCAGGCTCTCGGCAAAGAACCGAAGTTCATCGGCGGTCTGCGGGTGACGGATGCGGAGACGCTTGAGATCGCCCAGATGGTTTTAGCCGGAAAGATCAGCAGCGCGATTGTGAGTCTGATTGCAAAGAACGGGGCACGCGGTGTTGGTGTATCCGGCAACGACGGCGGACTGGTGATTGCGGAGAAGATGCCCCTGAAGAAGATCAAGGTTGGCGATCATGAGGAGGAGGTTGACCTCGGGTTTGTCGGAGAGATCCGCGAGATCAACTCAAAACTTCTTGAGACACTTCTTGATGCAGGATATATTCCGGTGGTGTCGCCTCTTGCAATCGATCGGAAAGGAAATGATCTGAACATCAATGCTGACACGATGGCAGGCGAGATTGCAGTAGCCCTCAAGGCGTTCAAGCTGATCTCGCTGACCGATGTGGACGGCGTGATGGACAAGGACAGAA
It encodes the following:
- a CDS encoding methanogenesis marker 16 metalloprotein — its product is MKSIEDINKKIAAKTAVVLTASELKKRIRAGETITPEDVDVVTCGTFGIMSGTAAVIAFQAAEPGAFRHATSMTLNGVPTHLGPCPNESNGHVDAMVYGTAASSRTGYGGGHLFADLVEKKSVEAVIETDAGTITKTITIDEMSSARMIVTRGAFKNYMAFVNPSESEITTIFSVTPMQGNMNEATFSGCGEINPLENDPTLRFHTPGTGALVNGAPGIILGTGTRSSAAKPNLSLAADMKNMDPNLMGGFRMPTACECLTSVATAIPVTDDAALAALSILDENISLPVAAVTNRTAFDAATYADAWNGDARVRVDPKKCTTPECNRCRDLCPREAIREDLSITKSCMGCLTCVKVCPAGAYSANGGTLHTSTGEIKIILRQSDRVRGELAARTLRDRIRSGSWRFGGV
- a CDS encoding (Fe-S)-binding protein — protein: MVWTPPGKNCGACGMNSCESFATVIAIGEKLLRECPYYAGQQPQTVSPVCDSGCYTGTDVTETPYDFIITAFEGEPSARKIILPFRSDLVERLNISFGDIVTGRPTGAGCPVQHVIRVIEADPVSGLITGHVVGPAFARINCDAIDLGHYHMIGFEGVANVVRKEPEFGCRMPFLPALCMMHRTHTGLVNMIMHKSYGIHVRVEGIVIL
- a CDS encoding cysteate synthase encodes the protein MGEYILRCVSGGEVLPEHYTLSCSKHPGLLRTEYSARQLTVRPELPGIFRYIDWLPVHGVLPTESRSVTFQSEELCRELGLPNLWITFTGYYPERKCLVPTGSFKELEALPTTVRLSENGGGTLVVASAGNTGRAFAEMAARFETPVVIVVPEDATKNLWTVAEPKDPEKIKLVAVRGDYTDAIGVANKITEKVGFLPEGGAQNVARRDGMGTVMLDAAVTIGRMPDHYFQAIGSGTGGISAWEAAMRLWEDGRFGSSVPKLHLAQNYPFVPMVNAWKEKRSQVLETDMPNAAEAIRQVSAHVLTNREPPYGIPGGMFEAMMYCGGDMYAVKNEEAKDAGRLFADAECGIDLDPAAAVATAALISAVESGAIDRSSTITLNITGGGYARVREDFSLTQVPVAFTVNADEVPEL
- a CDS encoding ADP-ribosylglycohydrolase family protein — encoded protein: MLNKYKGCLLGAVLGDALGMPGETTVSRFIGVTLGFKRAYKGHPNHDLLPGQYTDDSQIMLAAARLLADASWDPETYAKDLLRTHNLNKFRYPDGTIYAACKRMQTTNDFVGSGVYSDSAGCISLAVPFALAYKDRKEMAPKLLEACSITHTHPGAHAATIGLALMLNTLIETGSTSEAYQALITAAQNMNPDLAARINNAVRIEKTGMQITESLAAIGNSSSVYHTLPVALFLCNRFSDPEELLACASSCGGNADTITLICGAYLGAYRGIEALPQDLLASLERRGEFETLAEKLQNPKKPEPKKSEKKPTQEPESIYDSGWEPE
- a CDS encoding GTP-binding protein encodes the protein MNVRLIAIAGPPSAGKTAVVKQIIRNLGAAKVAYLKIDVVQAWEDEELAAEFGIPTKKVYSGDMCPDHMGIMVIRDALVWAEGIGAEYLLYESAGLCLRCTPYTRNSLGLCVLSAVSGTHAPLKMAPMIALADVAVVTKIDLVSQAEKEVFREGIRQVAPDIDIVETNAVQGTGMRYLMQVIEKIRPAESERDTLRGVPPLGVCTICIGKKETGWQEHFGVIRPLAAPDNLYRGE
- the comE gene encoding sulfopyruvate decarboxylase subunit beta, producing the protein MNEEIVLKILEEHGIDLVASLPCDKNKRLTALLPTKFPVIDLAREEDGVGICAGAYLGGRKPLMSIQSSGLGNMMNALMSLSRTYDLPLPILASWRGVYCEAICAQIPFNEPLPRMLDVYNIPYRIFSNAEDLKNLGEVIQGAYEMRTPFVALIKPSCWEPEESVEISYPRRVVPAKSFTLSGYADPQMVRLDAIRVITEFADEETLVVSNIGVPSKELYVTKDRDGNFYMLGSYMQASAIGLGCAVACPKKRVIVIDGDGSLLGSAVLPMVAASGTTNLTIVALDNGTFGSTGNQISPAYATADLSVLALGAGITSVERAGSSEELWNALEHGVSFVHVPLRPGNSSSPNISLSPTEIRNRFMKFCQR